The Euphorbia lathyris chromosome 3, ddEupLath1.1, whole genome shotgun sequence genome contains a region encoding:
- the LOC136224356 gene encoding putative disease resistance protein RGA3, translated as MQQRVELIIAVEEDVHKLERNLKSIHGVLVEAERRQLESPPIKQWLDNLKEVSYTIDDVLDEWSTLILKSQMEKDDFNHNNGCSFRDQLLHIPIMIKQVFSFIPISCFEFARRDKIAEQIKLLNGRLDEIAKERERYNFDSTKANGEVKRMVVSSAIDVAEVKGREKDKIALIEMLMGEKSKLEIVSIVGTGGLGKTTLAKLVYNDSEVEKHFESRIWVSVSKPFDEIKIAKAILEILTDAASFLVEYEAIMHHIEKLLEGKRFLLVLDDVWEDCPVKWERMRYSFKSSSLGSCVLVTTRDGNVAGKMGCTRNHLFPLGKLYFEDCWSIFSEIAFFDKDEDVRGRLDVIGRQIVKKCDGLALAAKTLGCNLRSKNSWEEWENVLNSEVWELEEIWSKNGETRTGFSSLWFSYYDLVSELRPCFSYCAILPKNYEIKKDDLIQLWMAQGYLRQTTLEDMERIGDKFFQNLVAHSFFEDLEKNSSGNVICKMYNMMHDFAQYIRKDECLSLEINDGEDFGVKVLDKEVRHLRLMLGNEVSFPKSFLMLKNLRSLWIQSSGNLKIEMMLPKLFGGLTCLRYLNLSNCDIAEIPSSISKLIHLRQIDLSCNKELKELPEALCELYNLQTLNISWCIGLLNLPKGTARLINLRHLHNGGFEGVLPKGISRLTSLRSLYRFNIGKESNEHCSLKDMKNLSHLQGFLCIKGLENVADSDEAKLAELKRKTGVTTLELRFGKGEEAKPQNLDAELLNALEPPPYLEEMRIYEYKGRTIFPSWMICLTNLKTVLLTNCKNCEELPPLGKLPYLEYLRIWGMDGVKEVSEEFFGLGGSDGIAFPRLIRLRFVRMRSWERWVDHEFVRNKKRIIMPQLRCLSFAWCTKLKEVPEQFLRKETLKELIITCSPLLIRNYKKETGKDWPIISHIPKIKFWDFGEKRFITLLEERGLIRRG; from the exons ATGCAACAACGCGTGGAACTCATAATAGCTGTAGAAGAAGATGTTCATAAGCTAGAACGCAATCTTAAGTCCATCCATGGCGTCCTAGTTGAAGCAGAAAGAAGACAGCTCGAAAGTCCCCCAATTAAACAATGGTTAGACAATCTCAAAGAGGTATCATACACCATAGACGACGTTCTAGACGAATGGAGCACTCTAATTCTGAAATCACAGATGGAGAAAGACGATTTTAATCACAACAATGGCTGTTCGTTCCGAGATCAACTCCTTCATATCCCTATTATGATCAAACAAGTATTTTCCTTCATCCCCATCTCTTGTTTTGAATTCGCTCGTCGCGATAAAATTGCTGAACAGATTAAGTTACTAAATGGAAGGTTAGATGAAATTGCCAAGGAGAGGGAGAGGTATAATTTTGATTCAACTAAGGCTAATGGAGAAGTTAAACGAATGGTAGTTAGTTCTGCCATTGATGTAGCTGAAGTAAAGGGTAGAGagaaggataaaattgcattaATAGAAATGTTAATGGGTGAAAAATCAAAACTTGAGATTGTGTCAATTGTAGGAACAGGAGGTTTGGGGAAAACTACACTAGCAAAATTAGTGTACAATGATAGTGAAGTAGAAAAACATTTTGAGAGTAGGATTTGGGTTTCTGTCTCCAAACCATTTGATGAAATTAAAATAGCTAAAGCAATCTTAGAAATTCTTACTGATGCTGCTTCATTTCTTGTTGAATATGAAGCTATAATGCATCATATTGAAAAATTACTTGAGGGGAAACGATTCTTACTTGTGTTAGATGATGTTTGGGAAGATTGTCCTGTTAAGTGGGAGAGAATGAGGTATTCTTTCAAGTCTTCTTCGTTAGGGAGTTGTGTTTTGGTGACCACAAGAGATGGGAATGTTGCAGGCAAAATGGGTTGTACTAGAAATCACTTATTTCCATTAGGGAAGTTGTATTTTGAGGATTGCTGGTCGATTTTTAGTGAAATCGCGTTTTTCGATAAGGATGAAGATGTTAGAGGGAGATTAGATGTCATAGGTAGACAAATTGTGAAAAAATGTGATGGTTTAGCTCTTGCTGCAAAAACTCTAGGATGTAATTTGAGGTCGAAAAATTCATGGGAGGAGTGGGAGAATGTGTTGAATAGTGAGGTATGGGAGCTAGAGGAGATATGGAGTAAAAATGGAGAGACCCGAACTGGGTTTTCGTCTTTATGGTTTAGCTATTATGACTTGGTTTCAGAATTGAGACCATGTTTCTCTTACTGTGCTATCTTGCCTAAGAACTATGAGATTAAAAAAGATGATTTGATTCAATTATGGATGGCTCAAGGTTATCTTAGGCAAACAACATTAGAAGATATGGAGAGAATTGGTGATAAGTTTTTCCAAAATTTAGTTGCACATTCTTTCTTTGAAGATTTGGAGAAAAATAGCAGTGGTAATGTAATCTGTAAGATGTACAACATGATGCATGATTTTGCTCAGTATATAAGAAAGGATGAATGTCTGAGCTTGGAGATCAATGATGGCGAAGATTTCGGGGTAAAAGTTCTTGATAAAGAAGTCCGGCACTTGAGGCTAATGCTGGGGAATGAGGTTTCATTTCCCAAATCTTTTCTCATGCTGAAGAATTTGCGGAGTCTTTGGATTCAATCATCAGGGAATTTGAAGATCGAAATGATGCTTCCGAAGCTATTTGGCGGATTAACTTGTTTGAGATACTTAAACCTGTCAAACTGTGACATTGCAGAAATCCCATCCTCAATTAGTAAACTGATTCACCTGAGGCAAATTGATTTGTCTTGCAATAAGGAACTAAAGGAGTTGCCCGAAGCATTATGCGAGTTATACAATTTGCAGACATTGAATATCAGTTGGTGCATTGGTTTATTAAACCTGCCTAAAGGTACAGCAAGACTAATCAACTTGAGGCATCTGCACAACGGAGGCTTCGAAGGAGTGCTACCGAAAGGAATCAGCAGATTGACGAGTCTGAGATCATTATACCGGTTTAACATTGGGAAGGAAAGTAATGAACATTGTAGCCTGAAAGACATGAAGAACTTAAGCCACCTTCAAGGATTCCTTTGTATAAAGGGACTCGAAAATGTTGCTGATTCGGACGAGGCCAAGCTTGCAGAACTGAAGAGAAAGACAGGAGTTACTACATTGGAGCTGAGGTTCGGTAAGGGGGAAGAAGCAAAGCCTCAGAATCTTGATGCTGAATTGTTGAATGCATTAGAACCGCCTCCGTATCTGGAAGAAATGAGGATATATGAGTATAAAGGGAGAACAATTTTTCCTAGCTGGATGATTTGCTTAACTAACTTGAAGACGGTTTTGCTGACTAACTGTAAAAACTGTGAGGAACTTCCTCCATTGGGGAAGCTTCCATACCTTGAATATCTGAGAATTTGGGGTATGGATGGAGTGAAAGAAGTTAGTGAAGAGTTCTTTGGGTTAGGAGGAAGTGATGGTATTGCATTTCCAAGGCTGATAAGACTACGATTCGTGCGAATGCGGAGCTGGGAAAGATGGGTAGATCATGAGTTTGTGAGGAATAAGAAGAGAATCATAATGCCACAGCTTCGTTGTTTGTCATTTGCTTGGTGCACAAAGCTGAAGGAAGTTCCAGAGCAGTTCCTGAGAAAGGAAACATTAAAGGAGTTGATAATCACTTGCTCTCCTTTACTTATTAGAAATTACAAGAAGGAAACAGGTAAGGATTGGCCTATAATATCTCACATTCCAAAGATCAAGTTTTGGGATTTTGGAGAGAAGAGGTTCATCACATTGCTAGAG GAAAGGGGTCTGATCCGTCGCGGCTGA